The Caulifigura coniformis genome includes a region encoding these proteins:
- the phoU gene encoding phosphate signaling complex protein PhoU yields MSVHLQLDLHDLHKDLLSMCAAVEDMIHRAVDQLSSPSMEDTRRLMSEDTDIDRWDVRIEESCLKILALHQPVAIDLRRITTVLKISGELERVADLAVNIAERAVGLLDGPSVQVPDRLKDMAARAVDMLHRSIDSYVELDSKKARLVCTEDDAIDETNRILIGEMIQYMHQSPDRLDSLLHLFSAVRQVERVADHATNIAEDVVYLVEGRIIRHAKKLERLDTKA; encoded by the coding sequence ATGTCGGTTCACCTGCAGCTTGATCTTCACGACCTCCACAAGGATCTGCTGTCGATGTGCGCGGCAGTCGAGGACATGATCCACCGGGCGGTGGACCAGCTCTCGAGTCCGAGCATGGAAGACACGCGCCGGCTGATGTCGGAAGACACCGACATCGACCGCTGGGACGTGCGGATCGAAGAGTCGTGCCTCAAGATTCTCGCGCTTCACCAGCCCGTCGCCATCGACCTGCGCCGCATCACGACGGTGCTCAAGATTTCGGGCGAACTGGAACGCGTCGCCGACCTCGCCGTGAACATCGCCGAGCGGGCAGTCGGCCTGCTGGATGGCCCCAGCGTGCAGGTGCCCGACCGGCTGAAGGACATGGCGGCGCGGGCCGTCGACATGCTCCACCGAAGTATCGATTCCTATGTGGAGCTGGACAGCAAGAAAGCCCGGCTCGTCTGCACTGAAGACGACGCGATCGACGAGACGAATCGCATCCTCATCGGCGAGATGATCCAGTACATGCACCAGAGCCCCGATCGGCTCGATTCCCTGCTGCACCTGTTTTCCGCGGTGCGCCAGGTGGAACGCGTCGCCGATCACGCCACGAACATCGCCGAAGACGTCGTTTACCTGGTGGAGGGCCGGATCATCCGGCACGCCAAGAAGCTCGAGCGCCTTGATACCAAGGCCTGA
- a CDS encoding response regulator, giving the protein MSKPRVLIVDDEPSISEVLVYNLAKENFDVATAADGQSAIKRAQAFLPELVVLDLMLPVMDGLQVCRQLRSDPRTRNTRILMLTAKGDETDEIVGFNLGADDYVAKPFRIKPLIERIKALLRRPRAGAEDDAKVIDVGTLRIDRIRHGAMLESTDLQLTPTEFRLLWTLARQPGRTFTRNELLDCSRGEDANSMERTIDVHVRALRKKLDSIAECIETVRGVGYRFDSAAVTGSKA; this is encoded by the coding sequence ATGTCCAAACCACGCGTATTGATCGTGGATGATGAACCTTCGATTTCCGAAGTGCTCGTCTACAACCTGGCCAAAGAGAATTTTGACGTCGCGACCGCCGCTGATGGTCAGTCGGCCATCAAACGGGCACAGGCCTTTCTGCCCGAACTCGTCGTTCTCGACCTGATGCTGCCCGTCATGGACGGACTGCAGGTCTGCCGGCAGCTTCGCAGCGATCCCCGCACCAGGAACACGCGGATCCTGATGCTGACCGCGAAGGGAGACGAGACCGATGAGATCGTCGGTTTCAACCTTGGGGCGGATGACTACGTCGCCAAACCGTTCCGGATCAAACCGCTCATCGAACGGATCAAGGCCCTGCTGCGCCGGCCCCGCGCCGGCGCGGAGGATGACGCCAAGGTGATCGACGTCGGAACTCTCCGCATCGATCGGATCCGTCATGGCGCCATGCTCGAGTCGACGGACCTGCAGCTGACTCCCACCGAATTCCGGCTGCTGTGGACCCTCGCTCGCCAGCCTGGCCGGACCTTCACCCGCAACGAACTGCTCGATTGCAGCCGCGGCGAGGATGCAAACTCCATGGAACGGACGATCGACGTTCACGTCCGGGCGCTGCGGAAGAAGCTCGACAGCATTGCGGAATGCATCGAAACGGTGCGCGGCGTCGGTTACCGGTTCGACTCGGCCGCAGTCACCGGATCAAAAGCTTGA
- a CDS encoding efflux RND transporter periplasmic adaptor subunit yields the protein MKSTTMFQGRRMRGLGASAGAAAMLLLGASSPAAAQFGAQPAATPAAKPVEGKPAIIERAPLILRDSTRFQIPLKLDAAKSVRVSARVDGVVATILTRLGDRIQTQAEVARLESQERQLELARAQAALRAAQAERTANTGNAAGVADARIEEAKASVELAALRLDYCNLRSPLTGIVTQLHVTEGQFVRAGEPIATVVDPTKLRIDVPVDSKTVTAGGTVQILVEDQPVTGTVEAIVPLNDRFEPLRDLFLSISSGVLAIDNSGGKFKVGQTAYSPMIPRQAVTEVPTSAISNAGDGERKVQVIRDGIVRDIRIQPLGQQGEAYVFVSGRFGVSDELVLKSSEPLLDGARVVAAETAAPAAGASKPDAPRPSSGSSF from the coding sequence ATGAAGTCCACGACCATGTTTCAGGGCCGCCGGATGCGCGGGCTTGGGGCGTCCGCCGGCGCTGCGGCGATGCTCCTGCTGGGCGCGTCATCACCGGCCGCAGCGCAGTTCGGCGCCCAGCCGGCCGCGACTCCCGCCGCCAAACCCGTTGAAGGGAAGCCGGCCATCATCGAGCGGGCTCCTTTGATTCTCAGGGACAGCACCCGGTTCCAGATCCCTCTGAAACTCGACGCGGCCAAATCGGTGCGTGTCTCGGCGCGGGTCGACGGAGTCGTCGCGACGATCCTGACCCGGCTTGGCGATCGCATCCAGACGCAGGCGGAAGTCGCTCGACTGGAATCGCAGGAGCGGCAGCTGGAACTGGCCCGGGCCCAGGCCGCGCTCCGCGCCGCACAGGCCGAACGCACTGCCAACACCGGCAATGCCGCGGGGGTCGCCGATGCACGAATCGAAGAGGCCAAGGCGAGCGTCGAACTGGCGGCACTGAGACTCGACTACTGCAACCTGCGGAGCCCACTCACGGGAATCGTCACGCAGCTGCATGTCACGGAAGGGCAGTTCGTCCGGGCGGGCGAACCGATTGCCACCGTCGTCGATCCCACGAAGCTCCGGATCGATGTCCCCGTCGATTCGAAAACGGTGACGGCCGGCGGCACGGTCCAGATTCTCGTCGAAGACCAGCCCGTGACCGGCACGGTCGAAGCGATCGTCCCGCTCAACGACCGCTTCGAGCCGCTGCGCGATCTCTTTCTGTCGATCTCATCCGGCGTCCTGGCGATCGACAACTCGGGAGGGAAGTTCAAGGTGGGGCAGACCGCCTATTCGCCGATGATCCCGCGGCAGGCAGTCACGGAGGTCCCGACGTCCGCCATTTCGAACGCCGGCGACGGCGAGCGAAAGGTCCAGGTGATCCGCGACGGCATCGTGCGCGACATCCGCATCCAGCCGCTCGGTCAACAGGGAGAGGCGTACGTCTTCGTCAGCGGACGCTTCGGCGTCTCCGACGAACTCGTGCTGAAGAGTTCCGAGCCGCTGCTCGACGGGGCCCGCGTCGTGGCGGCGGAAACGGCCGCGCCGGCTGCGGGCGCCTCGAAGCCCGATGCTCCCCGCCCGAGCTCAGGCTCAAGCTTTTGA
- a CDS encoding dihydroorotase yields the protein MRTLIKNANCVLPSGVQKVDVLVDNSTILGIAPPAGAAADEVIDAAGLHLIPGVIDDQVHFREPGLEHKEDLHTGSVACAKGGVTTFLEMPNTRPTTTTPEALLDKLQRAASKSVVNFGFYIGATYDQATASSNIDVLKSVSRTPGIKIFIGSSTGDLLVDDQSALEQIFAETTLPICAHCEDETTVRENIQRYASTGNVADHSRIRDTSAAYIATKRAIDLATRHHHPFHVLHVSTRLETELLRSAPEWVTAEACPHHLFFSVDDYERLGTLIQMNPSVKTADDVAGLWEALHDGRIEVIATDHAPHTLDEKRQPYPKSPSGLPAVENSLALMLDAASKGKCTLEEIVGWMCEAPARIWQIDRKGRIEEGFDADLVLVDLQRRHTIENQNQLTKSGWSPWHGETLTGQPVRTIVMGQTVFAEGRVKTDVRGREATFRAAR from the coding sequence GTGCGAACACTGATCAAGAATGCGAATTGCGTCCTCCCCTCGGGAGTCCAGAAGGTCGACGTCCTCGTCGACAACAGCACCATCCTCGGAATCGCGCCGCCCGCCGGCGCGGCGGCCGACGAGGTGATCGACGCCGCGGGACTCCACCTGATTCCAGGCGTGATCGATGACCAGGTCCACTTCCGCGAGCCGGGGCTCGAACACAAGGAAGACCTCCACACCGGAAGCGTCGCCTGCGCCAAGGGGGGCGTGACGACATTTCTCGAGATGCCGAACACCCGGCCGACGACCACCACGCCCGAAGCCCTCCTGGACAAACTGCAGCGCGCGGCGTCGAAGTCGGTCGTGAACTTCGGCTTCTATATCGGGGCGACGTACGACCAGGCGACCGCCAGCTCCAATATCGACGTGCTGAAGTCGGTCTCGCGCACGCCCGGCATCAAGATTTTCATTGGTTCGAGCACCGGCGATCTGCTGGTCGACGATCAGTCGGCCCTCGAGCAGATCTTCGCGGAAACGACGCTCCCGATCTGCGCTCACTGCGAAGACGAAACGACCGTTCGCGAAAACATCCAGCGTTACGCCAGCACCGGTAACGTGGCCGATCACTCGCGCATTCGCGACACCTCGGCCGCCTACATCGCCACGAAGCGGGCAATCGACCTCGCCACGCGGCACCACCATCCGTTCCACGTCCTGCATGTCTCGACGCGCCTCGAAACCGAGCTGCTCCGGTCCGCCCCCGAATGGGTCACGGCCGAGGCCTGCCCGCATCACCTGTTCTTCTCCGTCGACGATTACGAGCGCCTCGGAACGTTGATCCAGATGAATCCCTCGGTGAAAACGGCCGATGACGTGGCCGGACTGTGGGAGGCCCTGCACGACGGCCGGATCGAAGTCATCGCGACCGATCATGCGCCGCACACCCTCGATGAGAAGCGGCAGCCCTATCCCAAATCTCCCTCCGGGCTCCCGGCGGTCGAAAACTCCCTGGCGCTCATGCTCGATGCGGCATCGAAGGGAAAATGCACGCTGGAAGAGATTGTCGGCTGGATGTGCGAAGCGCCCGCACGCATCTGGCAGATCGACCGCAAGGGGCGGATCGAGGAAGGCTTCGATGCCGACCTGGTGCTGGTCGATCTTCAGCGCCGGCATACGATTGAGAATCAGAACCAGTTGACGAAGAGCGGCTGGAGCCCGTGGCACGGCGAGACGCTGACCGGCCAGCCCGTCCGAACCATCGTGATGGGACAGACGGTATTCGCCGAAGGACGTGTGAAGACGGACGTCCGCGGTCGGGAGGCGACCTTTCGCGCCGCGCGCTGA
- a CDS encoding thioredoxin family protein translates to MHRRHSLLLLLLFAAGCNSKSDFSTIAPPEDAWFAEEVTSQPMPVLVDFTASWCGPCKMIKPFLEKMKEEHAGKVKVVEIDVDARGDLAAHYKVSGYPTLVMIHGGNVVDICRGAPPSYEALMQWAGPHLK, encoded by the coding sequence ATGCACCGCCGCCACTCTCTGCTCCTGCTGTTGCTGTTCGCGGCCGGGTGTAACTCCAAGTCCGATTTCTCGACGATTGCCCCGCCGGAGGACGCCTGGTTCGCTGAAGAAGTCACGTCTCAGCCCATGCCGGTACTGGTCGACTTCACCGCCAGCTGGTGCGGTCCGTGCAAGATGATCAAGCCGTTCCTCGAGAAAATGAAAGAGGAACACGCCGGCAAGGTGAAGGTCGTGGAAATCGACGTCGATGCCCGGGGCGACCTGGCCGCTCACTACAAGGTCAGCGGGTATCCGACCCTGGTCATGATTCACGGCGGCAACGTGGTCGACATTTGCCGAGGCGCGCCGCCGAGCTATGAAGCATTGATGCAATGGGCTGGTCCCCATCTGAAGTAA
- the hemQ gene encoding hydrogen peroxide-dependent heme synthase, translated as MNAPQRPHGHSAPPLPEPTARLAEGWHSLHMYYRVDAARLAQLDSATRTRGGEELAAALTEREGGPERLQTFVVSGHKADFGMFLLDPDPLKIDAVKQAVRASGLGPALVPTYSFVSITEVSEYVPTAEQYAERLRHEGTSPDDPAYKAKVAAYEQRLPMMNKQRLYPDIPAWPVFCFYPMNKIRDPHANWYDLPFSQRSALMAEHATSGIKFAGKVSQLITASTGFDDYEWGVTLWGRAPEYIKDIVYTMRYDKASARYAEFGPFYLGYSTPIDEILKHLKLKA; from the coding sequence ATGAACGCTCCCCAGCGCCCGCACGGACACTCCGCTCCTCCCCTGCCGGAACCGACGGCCCGCCTCGCCGAAGGCTGGCACTCACTGCACATGTACTACCGCGTGGACGCGGCCCGGCTCGCGCAGCTGGACAGCGCGACGCGGACACGCGGCGGCGAAGAACTGGCCGCGGCGCTCACCGAGCGCGAGGGCGGTCCCGAACGACTGCAGACGTTCGTCGTCTCGGGGCACAAGGCCGATTTCGGAATGTTCCTCCTCGATCCTGATCCCCTGAAGATCGATGCGGTCAAGCAGGCGGTGCGTGCGAGTGGTTTGGGCCCGGCGCTCGTGCCGACCTATTCCTTCGTCTCGATCACCGAGGTGTCGGAATACGTTCCGACGGCCGAGCAGTATGCGGAGCGGCTGCGGCACGAAGGGACGTCGCCTGATGACCCTGCCTACAAGGCGAAGGTCGCGGCTTATGAGCAGCGGCTGCCGATGATGAACAAGCAGCGGCTCTACCCCGACATTCCGGCGTGGCCCGTCTTCTGCTTCTACCCGATGAACAAGATCCGCGACCCGCACGCCAACTGGTACGACCTGCCGTTCAGCCAGCGCTCGGCGCTGATGGCCGAGCATGCCACCAGCGGCATCAAGTTCGCCGGCAAGGTGTCACAGCTCATCACGGCGTCGACAGGCTTCGACGACTACGAATGGGGCGTCACCCTGTGGGGCCGCGCTCCGGAATACATCAAAGACATCGTGTACACGATGCGATACGACAAGGCCTCAGCCCGCTACGCCGAGTTCGGCCCGTTCTATCTCGGGTACAGCACGCCGATTGACGAGATTCTCAAGCATCTGAAGCTCAAGGCCTGA
- a CDS encoding YciI family protein gives MAKYLISFPSAAMVVPDGDWDAVSRDSHAVIEEAKAAGVYVFGGGIDESVPPVLVAADGTFTEGGYSWAPPLNGGFAVLEIASREEAITWAARLAKACRCQQELRVFGFDPAS, from the coding sequence ATGGCGAAATATCTGATCTCGTTCCCCAGCGCGGCGATGGTCGTCCCCGATGGTGACTGGGACGCGGTGAGTCGCGACTCGCACGCGGTCATCGAAGAAGCCAAGGCCGCTGGCGTCTACGTCTTCGGCGGGGGCATCGATGAATCGGTCCCTCCGGTTCTGGTCGCGGCCGACGGCACGTTCACGGAAGGCGGCTACTCGTGGGCGCCGCCGCTCAATGGCGGGTTCGCGGTGCTCGAAATCGCCTCGCGCGAGGAAGCCATCACCTGGGCCGCGCGCCTTGCGAAGGCCTGTCGCTGCCAGCAGGAACTGCGGGTGTTCGGCTTCGACCCGGCGTCTTGA
- the queF gene encoding preQ(1) synthase produces the protein MSAADRGILETFENPHPQRDYIIETVCPEFTSLCPKTGQPDFGTLTIIYTPGAKCFELKSLKLYLQQYRNIGSFYEDVTNRILDDLVAVTQPKHMKIEAAFTPRGGIRTNVIVQHPGGTSSSRG, from the coding sequence ATGTCAGCCGCGGACCGTGGAATTCTGGAGACGTTTGAAAACCCGCACCCCCAGCGGGATTACATCATCGAGACGGTGTGCCCCGAGTTCACGTCGCTGTGCCCCAAGACGGGCCAGCCCGATTTCGGCACGCTGACGATCATCTACACGCCCGGCGCGAAGTGCTTCGAGCTGAAGTCGCTGAAGCTCTACCTTCAGCAGTACCGGAACATCGGCTCGTTCTATGAGGACGTGACGAACCGGATTCTCGACGACCTGGTCGCCGTCACCCAGCCGAAGCACATGAAGATCGAAGCGGCCTTCACGCCCCGCGGCGGGATCCGAACGAACGTGATCGTGCAGCATCCCGGTGGAACTTCTTCGTCGCGAGGCTGA
- a CDS encoding methylated-DNA--[protein]-cysteine S-methyltransferase: MGWVGMAGEGLLLHSLVLGHSSQAECLARFQDLLASGAVIDDWNPELRTRVQRFLAGDVCDDFRDVETAVTESTPFASRVIAAVRRIPAGKVLSYTEVAAQSGSPRASRAVGNIMARNRIPLVIPCHRVVASGGRLGGYSSPQGLSMKTRLLQLEGAVAATP; this comes from the coding sequence GTGGGCTGGGTAGGAATGGCCGGCGAGGGACTGCTGCTTCATTCGCTGGTCCTGGGACACTCCTCCCAGGCGGAATGCCTGGCCCGATTCCAGGACCTGCTGGCATCGGGAGCCGTCATCGACGACTGGAATCCCGAATTGCGGACCCGCGTTCAGCGTTTCCTTGCCGGCGACGTGTGCGACGACTTCCGGGACGTCGAAACCGCGGTCACGGAATCGACTCCGTTCGCCTCGCGTGTGATCGCAGCCGTTCGCAGGATTCCGGCAGGGAAGGTGTTGAGTTACACGGAAGTCGCCGCCCAGAGCGGCTCGCCCAGGGCGTCGCGGGCGGTCGGGAATATCATGGCCCGGAACCGGATTCCGCTGGTCATACCGTGCCATCGCGTCGTCGCCAGCGGAGGCCGCCTGGGGGGATATTCGTCTCCGCAGGGCCTCTCCATGAAAACCCGGCTTCTGCAGCTGGAAGGCGCCGTCGCGGCGACACCGTAG
- a CDS encoding cytochrome C assembly family protein: protein MSLANTSLTCFLASYALAAALEATRLLRPMPINRWAAWLAAAAGFVAQTIYLLSRSRAIDLPPLLASTHDWLLVVAWLTVPVYLLIALLHKDVPVGLFILPAALLFVIASRFVSREPNAHLDSLRWWGMAHAAFLVLGIAGVVIAGGFSVMYLIQYSRLRHRTGETEGFRLFSLERTARLNWWCIVISVPLLTLGMATGALLTWLSQKTSQPVSLLNWSFLVSGVAWLALVVLFGWLLTSRRPTGRIVAWRTLLAGGFVLATVVTLGIVSGGMHGRGRSAKAAGPANVGQAATIGLPSTPSTGRPS, encoded by the coding sequence ATGAGCCTCGCCAACACATCGCTGACCTGCTTCCTCGCCAGCTACGCGCTCGCCGCGGCGCTGGAGGCCACGCGACTGCTGCGCCCCATGCCGATCAACCGCTGGGCCGCATGGCTCGCCGCCGCGGCTGGCTTCGTGGCCCAGACGATCTACCTCCTGTCCCGCAGCCGGGCCATCGATCTCCCGCCGCTTCTGGCGTCGACCCACGACTGGCTGCTCGTCGTCGCCTGGCTCACCGTTCCCGTCTATCTCCTGATCGCGCTCCTCCACAAGGACGTGCCGGTCGGGCTGTTCATTCTTCCCGCGGCCCTGTTGTTCGTCATCGCGTCCCGATTCGTCAGTCGCGAGCCGAACGCGCATCTCGATTCTCTCCGCTGGTGGGGCATGGCCCACGCCGCATTCCTCGTGCTGGGGATCGCCGGCGTCGTGATCGCTGGCGGATTCAGCGTGATGTACCTGATCCAGTATTCGCGGCTCCGCCATCGCACCGGGGAAACCGAAGGCTTCCGGCTCTTCAGCCTCGAGCGGACGGCCCGCCTGAACTGGTGGTGCATCGTGATCTCCGTGCCGCTGCTCACCCTCGGGATGGCGACAGGGGCGTTGCTCACGTGGCTGAGCCAGAAAACCAGCCAGCCCGTGTCGCTGTTGAACTGGTCGTTCCTCGTCAGTGGAGTGGCGTGGCTGGCACTGGTGGTACTGTTCGGCTGGCTGCTGACGTCGCGCCGGCCGACAGGCCGCATCGTCGCATGGAGGACCCTGCTCGCCGGCGGATTCGTCCTTGCGACCGTCGTCACGCTGGGAATTGTCAGCGGCGGCATGCACGGGCGCGGCCGATCCGCCAAAGCAGCCGGGCCGGCGAACGTCGGACAGGCTGCCACGATCGGGCTCCCCTCGACGCCTTCCACAGGGAGGCCGTCATGA
- the hemA gene encoding glutamyl-tRNA reductase, producing MKLQVVYCNYRSADLSVRERLAFATDDSLCRAFEELRIRFPTAENVIVSTCNRVEIYSAPQSPDSGPTFQDIARFLSEFHGVPLDDFLDDLVFSTDDEAVRHLFAVAASVDSMVVGESQIVSQVKKSYELASRCEASGPVTNALFQRALAVSARVRSETKLVEGRVSIASVAVGDFGRSIFDRFDDKTTLVIGAGEMAEETLRYLKDEGVGRILVCNRSRERAERVADQFGGEVRPWEDLDRLLGTADVIVGAAGGDKPLVDAARFRAARNAGDGNSVFILDLGAPRIFTPDVATVDDAVFLYDIDSLEATCLKNRDARRQEISRAESLIGEETARFLADLSHKATGPIIRQLRESWHDVSRQELELVFRKLPALTPADRQVIERGVERIVNKLLHPPLETLKDEAQAGTHHGLLDAIRRLFRITDP from the coding sequence ATGAAGCTGCAGGTCGTGTACTGCAACTACCGGTCGGCCGACCTGTCGGTCCGCGAACGGCTGGCATTCGCCACCGATGATTCGCTCTGCCGCGCGTTCGAAGAACTGCGGATTCGATTTCCGACGGCCGAGAACGTCATCGTCTCCACCTGCAACCGCGTGGAGATCTACTCCGCCCCGCAGTCTCCCGACTCCGGGCCGACCTTCCAGGACATCGCGCGGTTCCTCTCCGAGTTCCACGGCGTCCCGCTGGATGACTTTCTCGACGATCTCGTTTTCAGCACCGATGACGAAGCGGTGCGACACCTGTTTGCCGTTGCCGCGAGCGTCGACAGCATGGTGGTCGGCGAGAGCCAGATCGTCAGCCAGGTGAAAAAGTCGTACGAGCTCGCCTCACGCTGCGAAGCGAGCGGCCCCGTGACGAATGCCCTGTTCCAGAGGGCCCTCGCAGTTTCGGCCCGCGTCCGTAGTGAAACGAAGCTGGTGGAAGGGCGCGTGTCGATCGCGAGCGTGGCGGTCGGCGACTTCGGCCGGAGCATTTTCGACCGGTTCGACGATAAGACGACGCTGGTAATCGGCGCGGGCGAGATGGCCGAGGAGACTCTCCGCTATCTGAAGGATGAAGGGGTCGGCCGGATTCTCGTCTGCAACCGCAGCCGGGAACGGGCCGAGCGTGTGGCCGATCAGTTCGGCGGCGAAGTTCGGCCGTGGGAAGACCTGGACCGCCTGCTGGGGACAGCGGACGTGATCGTCGGGGCGGCCGGCGGGGACAAGCCCCTGGTCGACGCGGCCCGGTTCCGCGCAGCCCGGAATGCCGGCGATGGAAACTCGGTGTTCATCCTCGATCTGGGCGCGCCGCGGATTTTCACGCCCGATGTCGCCACCGTCGATGACGCCGTATTCCTCTACGACATCGACAGTCTGGAGGCCACCTGCCTGAAAAACCGCGACGCCCGCCGGCAGGAAATCTCACGGGCGGAGTCCCTCATCGGCGAGGAAACCGCCCGTTTCCTGGCCGACCTGTCGCACAAGGCGACCGGCCCGATCATCCGGCAACTGCGGGAATCGTGGCATGACGTCAGCAGGCAGGAACTGGAACTCGTGTTCCGGAAACTGCCCGCCCTGACGCCGGCCGACCGCCAGGTGATTGAACGCGGGGTCGAGCGGATCGTGAACAAGCTGCTGCATCCCCCGCTGGAAACTCTCAAAGACGAGGCGCAGGCCGGGACGCACCACGGACTTCTGGATGCAATCCGCCGACTCTTCCGGATCACCGATCCCTGA
- the lepA gene encoding translation elongation factor 4 — translation MQREFIRNFSIVAHIDHGKSTLADQLLLKTAAITEREFQSQILDDLAVERQRGITVKARAVAIYYDYTGPDETSHVLPGMEVPPGRYELNLIDTPGHVDFHYEVSRSLAACEGALLLVDAFQGVQAQTVANAYAAIEGNLEIIPVVNKIDLPVTRIDEVLNEVETILGLDGSTALRVSAKQGLNIESVLRALVERIHPPKGEPTAPLKALVFDSKYDDYRGVVTYIRVKEGTINKGDKIRFMKGGTSHEVLDLGQFRPNMVACESLGVGQVGYIITGIKVLGNVHVGDTVTHAGRQAAEALPGYKQPKPMVFCGMYPIDATDFEHLREELDKMALNDASFSFAPETSDALGFGFRCGFLGMLHMEIIQQRLEDEADVDLIQTAPNVTYQILKRGGEVVQIDNPVETPDAGVIEEFREPIAKVTFIVPSKNIGVIMQLCGDRRGIYIGTEFLGPDRAQLVYELPLAEIIYDMHDKLKSVTQGYGTMDYEVIGFRAADLVKMDILVKGVKVDALSTIVYRGFAERRGRALVKKLKEEITKHQFEIALQAAIGARVIARETISALRKNVTAKCYGGDISRKRKLLQKQKEGKKRMKQFGQVEIPQKAFLSVLEAGDD, via the coding sequence ATGCAGCGTGAGTTCATTCGGAATTTCTCGATTGTTGCGCACATCGACCACGGGAAGAGCACCCTCGCCGACCAGTTGCTGCTGAAAACCGCCGCCATCACGGAGCGGGAGTTCCAGTCGCAGATCCTCGACGACCTGGCCGTTGAACGGCAGCGGGGCATTACGGTCAAAGCCCGCGCCGTCGCGATCTACTACGACTACACGGGACCGGATGAAACGTCGCACGTCCTTCCGGGGATGGAAGTTCCGCCGGGCCGGTACGAGCTGAACCTCATCGATACCCCGGGGCACGTCGACTTCCACTACGAAGTGTCGCGAAGCCTCGCGGCGTGCGAAGGCGCGCTGCTGCTCGTCGATGCGTTCCAGGGCGTGCAGGCCCAGACAGTGGCGAACGCCTACGCCGCGATCGAAGGCAATCTGGAGATCATTCCGGTCGTCAACAAGATCGACCTGCCGGTCACGCGCATCGACGAGGTGCTGAACGAAGTTGAGACCATTCTGGGGCTCGACGGTTCGACGGCGCTGCGGGTCAGCGCCAAACAGGGGCTGAATATCGAGAGCGTGCTGCGGGCGCTTGTCGAACGGATTCATCCCCCCAAGGGCGAGCCGACCGCGCCGCTGAAGGCGCTCGTGTTCGACAGCAAATACGACGACTACCGCGGCGTGGTGACCTACATCCGCGTGAAGGAAGGGACGATCAACAAGGGGGACAAGATCCGGTTCATGAAAGGCGGAACGTCACACGAAGTTCTGGACCTCGGCCAGTTCCGCCCCAACATGGTCGCCTGCGAATCGCTCGGCGTCGGCCAGGTCGGTTACATCATCACCGGCATCAAGGTGCTCGGAAACGTGCACGTCGGCGACACGGTGACTCACGCCGGCCGGCAGGCGGCCGAGGCGCTCCCCGGATACAAGCAGCCGAAGCCGATGGTCTTCTGCGGCATGTACCCGATCGACGCGACCGACTTCGAGCACCTCCGCGAAGAACTCGACAAGATGGCGCTCAACGACGCCAGCTTCTCGTTCGCTCCGGAAACCAGCGACGCCCTCGGATTCGGCTTCCGCTGCGGGTTCCTGGGCATGCTGCACATGGAGATCATCCAGCAGCGTCTCGAAGACGAAGCCGACGTCGACCTGATCCAGACGGCGCCGAACGTCACGTACCAGATCCTGAAGCGCGGCGGGGAAGTGGTGCAGATCGACAACCCTGTCGAAACGCCTGACGCCGGCGTGATCGAAGAGTTCCGCGAGCCGATTGCGAAGGTGACGTTCATCGTCCCCTCGAAGAACATCGGCGTCATCATGCAGTTGTGCGGCGACCGCCGCGGCATCTACATCGGCACTGAGTTCCTGGGACCGGACCGGGCGCAGCTGGTCTACGAGCTGCCGCTCGCGGAAATCATCTATGACATGCACGACAAGCTGAAGTCCGTCACCCAGGGCTACGGCACGATGGACTATGAAGTCATCGGCTTCCGCGCCGCCGACCTCGTGAAGATGGACATCCTCGTCAAGGGGGTGAAGGTCGATGCGCTGTCGACGATCGTCTACCGGGGCTTCGCCGAACGTCGCGGCCGCGCGCTGGTGAAGAAGCTGAAAGAAGAGATCACCAAGCACCAGTTCGAAATCGCGCTGCAGGCCGCCATTGGCGCCCGCGTCATCGCCCGCGAAACGATTTCCGCCCTCCGCAAGAACGTCACCGCCAAGTGCTACGGCGGCGATATCTCCCGTAAGCGGAAGCTGCTCCAGAAGCAGAAAGAGGGCAAGAAGCGGATGAAGCAGTTCGGCCAGGTCGAGATTCCGCAGAAGGCATTCCTGAGCGTGCTCGAAGCGGGCGACGACTGA